TGCCTGAACATCTGCTACCTGTCCGAGATCGATGATCCGGCTATCGTTTATGATGATGCCAGAAACAACGTTGACACACTTGTCAAAGATTTAGGAAAACCCCTTGTTCCCAAGCCTGCTGCCCATGTTGCAGACACGAAGCTTGTACCGGAAACACCGGCCGAAGAGTACATGGCAGGGGTTAAAACCATCAAGGACCACATTGTGGAGGGAGATATTTTCCAGGCGGTATATTCCCAGCCCTTTTCGTGCAAAACAGATGTTGATCCCGTACTGATCTACCGGGCCCAGCGCTATATCAATCCGTCGCCTTACATGTTTTTCATGAATTTCACGGATCGGGTCATTGCAGGCTCTTCACCTGAAACCATGGTGCGCCTGGAAAACCGGGTGGCTACCTTGCGGCCCATCGCCGGGACAAGGCCCCGGGGCAAAAACGAACAACAAGACCGATCCTTAGCCGATGATCTGCTCAATGATGAAAAGGAAAAGGCAGAACACGTCATGCTCATTGATCTAGGCCGAAATGACCTTGGCCGGGTTGCCCAGGCCGGCACGGTCCAGGTGACCGACACCATGGTCATTGAACGCTATTCCCATGTCATGCACCTGGTCTCCAATATCACCTGTGATTTAAAAGAGGACTGCGACGCCTTTGATCTGTTCAAGGCCACCTTTCCGGCAGGCACTTTGTCCGGAGCGCCCAAAATCCGGGCCATGGAGATCATCGGCAAGCTTGAGAACCGTCAACGGGGGGTCTATGGCGGAGCGGCAGGATACATCTCTTTTACCGGCAACATGGATTTTGCCATCACCATCCGGACCGCCGTCATGGAAAACGACAAGTTGACCGTCCAGGCAGGAGCCGGTATTGTCTACGATTCAGACCCTGAAACCGAATTAAACGAATGCATCAACAAGGCCAAAAGTGTTGAGATGGCATTAAAACTTGCGCTGTCACAAAGCACAAAAGGATAGTAAAATATGAAAACCGCAATAATAGACAACTACGATTCCTTTACCTTTAACCTGGTGCATTATGTGCTGCATACAGGGGCCCAGGCAGAGGTATTTAGAAACGATAAGATCAGTGTGGCCGAACTTGAGGACTTAGGGTTTGATGCAATTATCCTGTCACCGGGGCCGGGCAGGCCCGAAGACGCAGGCATCTGCCTAGAACTTGTACAAAAGCTGTCAGGAAAACTTCCTATTCTGGGTGTATGTTTAGGACATCAGACCATTGCCCAGAGTTTTGGCGGCACCATTATCCATGCCAAGTCCATTATGCACGGCAAAACATCTATGGTGGAAGCAGACGGGAAACATATTTTTTCTGGCATCAACAAGCCCTTTAATGTTATGCGTTACCACTCCCTGGCGGTTCAGGAATCAGACCTGCCCGATTGTCTGGAAGTGACAGCCAGAACCCTGGACGGGGAAATCATGGGCATAAGGCACAAAGAACACCCAACCCAGGGAGTTCAGTTCCATCCGGAATCTTTCATGACCACTGTGGGAAAACGGCTGATCAGAAACTTCATCAAAGGAGCATGATATGGATTTTACAGACTACCTGAATACGATCATAAAAAAGCAGGATCTTAGCCAGGACCAGATGGCAAGCATGCTGGACACAATCTTCTCAGGACAGGCCACAGAATCCCAGGTCGGCGCATTCATGGCTGCCCTGGCCACAAAGGGAGAGACATTTGAAGAACTGGCTGGGGCAGCCCGGGCCATGCGCACAAAGGCGGTTCGCGTTCAAACCCTTGCCAAAAAGGTGATTGACACCTGCGGCACAGGCGGTGACGCCTCGGGTTCCTTTAATATTTCAACGACTACGGCCTTTGTTAT
This window of the uncultured Desulfobacter sp. genome carries:
- a CDS encoding aminodeoxychorismate/anthranilate synthase component II gives rise to the protein MKTAIIDNYDSFTFNLVHYVLHTGAQAEVFRNDKISVAELEDLGFDAIILSPGPGRPEDAGICLELVQKLSGKLPILGVCLGHQTIAQSFGGTIIHAKSIMHGKTSMVEADGKHIFSGINKPFNVMRYHSLAVQESDLPDCLEVTARTLDGEIMGIRHKEHPTQGVQFHPESFMTTVGKRLIRNFIKGA
- a CDS encoding anthranilate synthase component I family protein, producing the protein MILDRLPDKDQFIKLAQSANVIPVATRVLADSDTPVSILQKCYEKDKACFLLESVEGGERWGRYSFLGVSAFGHIKIFKTHVLVETRHDTKKIDHNNDPLSVMRDVIKKFTPADIPDLPRFWSGITGYFAYEIVSFFENIDVSLPEGSPYGHFIIPEQMIIFDNIKQTLTCLNICYLSEIDDPAIVYDDARNNVDTLVKDLGKPLVPKPAAHVADTKLVPETPAEEYMAGVKTIKDHIVEGDIFQAVYSQPFSCKTDVDPVLIYRAQRYINPSPYMFFMNFTDRVIAGSSPETMVRLENRVATLRPIAGTRPRGKNEQQDRSLADDLLNDEKEKAEHVMLIDLGRNDLGRVAQAGTVQVTDTMVIERYSHVMHLVSNITCDLKEDCDAFDLFKATFPAGTLSGAPKIRAMEIIGKLENRQRGVYGGAAGYISFTGNMDFAITIRTAVMENDKLTVQAGAGIVYDSDPETELNECINKAKSVEMALKLALSQSTKG